A window from Cryptomeria japonica chromosome 1, Sugi_1.0, whole genome shotgun sequence encodes these proteins:
- the LOC131858669 gene encoding uncharacterized protein LOC131858669 — MQRHITSLGYDVWAAVETAYTFATSPKTSDKKKAYECDAKASNAICCGLSNDVLVKVMDCKNAKAIWDKLSSIYKGDDKVKEAKLQTFRARFESLKMTKDEKIADFFLRISEIVNSIRGLGETLEEKVVVKKVLRSLTPKYDSKVSALEERDLNKLTIDEMHGVLTAYEMRISEDIQPSKETAFKTHKKDNDSELDKPDDETVFISRLKRGSSRYRGKLPFKCFNCGKIGHYAAQCPSK, encoded by the coding sequence ATGCAAAGGCATATTACCTCTTTAGGCTATGACGTGTGGGCTGCAGTTGAAACTGCCTATACCTTTGCTACTTCCCCAAAAACCTCTGACAAGAAAAAGgcttatgaatgtgatgctaaggCATCAAATGCTATATGTTGTGGTCTGTCAAATGATGTGTTAGTTAAAGTTATGGATTGCAAAAATGCAAAAGCCATATGGGATAAACTATCTAGTATTTATAAAGGTGATGATAAAGTTAAAGAAGCAAAACTGCAGACCTTTAGGGCTAgatttgaaagtttgaaaatgaCTAAAGATGAGAAAATAGCTGATTTTTTTCTTAGGATTTCAGAAATTGTAAATTCAATAAGAGGTCTTGGTGAAACTCTGGAGGAAAAGGTTGTTGTTAAAAAGGTTTTAAGGTCTTTGACACCGAAGTATGATTCCAAAGTCTCAGCTCTAGAAGAAAGAGACTTAAATAAACTTACTATAGATGAAATGCATGGTGTTTTAACTGCTTATGAAATGAGAATAAGTGAAGACATTCAACCTAGTAAAGAAACTGCATTCAAAACTCATAAAAAAGATAATGATTCAGAGTTAGATAAACCTGATGATGAGACAGTCTTTATTAGTAGACTTAAAAGAGGGTCAAGTAGATATAGAGGAAAActgcctttcaaatgttttaactgtggtaaaattGGCCACTATGCTGCTCAATGTCCTAGTAAATAA